A single Paracoccus pantotrophus DNA region contains:
- a CDS encoding orotate phosphoribosyltransferase translates to MTLPFPPREEIARLTARMLLEIKAVHFNAAEPYTYASGLKGPTYIDCRKLISFPRIRATLMDFLAATVLREAGFAAFDNVAGGETAGIPFAAWVAERLELPMTYVRKKPKGYGRNARIEGAMTEGQRVLLVEDLTTDGGSKLSFVDAIRETGATCGHTAVIFYYGIFPETTQRLADHGVRLHHLCTWWDVLAEAKAQGFYDQATLAEVESFLTDPRAWQAAHP, encoded by the coding sequence ATGACCCTGCCCTTTCCCCCGCGCGAGGAAATCGCCCGGCTGACCGCCCGCATGCTGCTGGAGATCAAGGCGGTGCATTTCAACGCCGCCGAGCCCTATACCTATGCCTCGGGGCTGAAGGGGCCGACCTATATCGACTGCCGCAAGCTGATCAGCTTTCCGCGCATCCGCGCGACGCTGATGGATTTCCTGGCGGCGACGGTGCTGCGCGAGGCGGGCTTCGCCGCCTTCGACAACGTCGCCGGCGGCGAGACGGCGGGCATCCCCTTCGCCGCCTGGGTGGCCGAGCGGCTGGAACTGCCGATGACCTATGTGCGCAAGAAGCCCAAGGGCTACGGCCGCAACGCCCGCATCGAGGGCGCCATGACCGAGGGCCAGCGCGTGCTGCTGGTCGAGGATCTGACCACCGACGGCGGCTCGAAGCTGAGCTTCGTCGACGCGATCCGCGAGACCGGCGCCACCTGCGGCCATACGGCGGTCATCTTCTATTACGGCATCTTCCCGGAAACCACGCAGCGCCTGGCCGACCATGGCGTCCGGCTGCACCATCTCTGCACCTGGTGGGACGTGCTGGCCGAGGCCAAGGCGCAGGGCTTCTACGACCAGGCAACGCTCGCCGAGGTCGAAAGCTTCCTGACCGATCCCCGCGCCTGGCAGGCCGCGCATCCCTGA
- the pyrC gene encoding dihydroorotase, with protein sequence MTKSVTLRRPDDWHLHLRDGAMLQAVASFSGHFGRAIIMPNLVPPVVTGAQAAAYRDRIRAALAPEMTLRPLMTLYLTETSDPADVLAAHAQGIISAVKLYPAGATTNSASGVRDFDKVRGVLEAMAQAGIPLCVHGEVTDPAVDIFDREAVFIDRVLDPIRRATPGLRVVMEHVTTSDGVDYVAANEDIGATITTHHLVINRNHILAGGIRPHYYCLPVAKRETHRLALRRAATSGDARFFLGTDSAPHPDRAKESACGCAGCFTAPNTMSILAQVFEEEDALDRLEGFASLHGAGFYGMAPNQDRIRLVKRDTPAAYPTHIPAGDETVTVFDPGFPLYWHLEDPA encoded by the coding sequence ATGACCAAATCCGTGACGCTCCGACGCCCCGACGACTGGCACCTGCATCTGCGCGATGGCGCCATGCTGCAGGCAGTGGCTTCATTTTCCGGCCATTTCGGCCGGGCGATCATCATGCCGAACCTGGTGCCGCCGGTGGTGACCGGGGCGCAGGCCGCGGCCTATCGCGACCGCATCCGCGCCGCCCTGGCCCCGGAAATGACGTTGCGTCCCTTGATGACGCTCTACCTGACCGAAACCAGCGATCCGGCCGATGTGCTGGCCGCCCATGCGCAGGGAATCATCTCGGCGGTCAAGCTCTACCCGGCCGGGGCGACCACCAATTCGGCCTCGGGCGTGCGCGATTTCGACAAGGTGCGCGGCGTGCTCGAGGCCATGGCCCAGGCCGGCATCCCGCTCTGCGTCCATGGCGAGGTCACCGATCCGGCGGTGGACATCTTCGACCGCGAGGCCGTGTTCATCGACCGCGTCCTGGACCCGATCCGCCGCGCCACCCCCGGCCTGCGGGTGGTGATGGAACATGTCACCACCTCGGACGGGGTGGATTACGTCGCGGCGAACGAGGATATCGGCGCCACCATCACCACGCATCACCTGGTCATCAACCGCAACCACATCCTGGCGGGCGGCATCCGGCCGCATTACTACTGCCTGCCGGTCGCCAAGCGCGAAACCCACCGGCTGGCGCTGCGCCGCGCCGCGACCTCGGGGGACGCGCGTTTCTTCCTGGGCACCGATTCGGCGCCGCACCCGGACCGCGCCAAGGAATCGGCCTGCGGCTGCGCCGGCTGCTTCACCGCGCCGAACACCATGTCGATCCTCGCGCAGGTCTTCGAGGAGGAGGATGCGCTCGACCGGCTGGAAGGCTTCGCCTCGCTCCACGGCGCCGGCTTCTACGGCATGGCGCCGAACCAGGACCGCATCCGCCTGGTGAAGCGCGACACGCCTGCCGCATATCCGACCCATATCCCGGCCGGCGACGAGACCGTCACCGTCTTCGACCCCGGCTTCCCGCTCTACTGGCACCTCGAGGATCCCGCATGA
- the gap gene encoding type I glyceraldehyde-3-phosphate dehydrogenase — protein MAVKVAINGFGRIGRNVLRAIIESGRNDIEVVAINDLGPVETNAHLLRYDSVHGRFPAEVKVSGDSIDVGRGPIKVTAIRNPAELPWGDIDVIMECTGIFASKEKVQPHLSTGAKRVLISAPGDNADKTIVFGVNHDTLTKDDIVVSNASCTTNCLSPVAKVLNDSIGIARGFMTTIHSYTGDQPTLDTMHKDLYRARAAALSMIPTSTGAAKAVGLVLPELKGRLDGVAIRVPTPNVSVVDLVFEAARDTSVEEINQAIRAAADGPLKGILGYTDEPLVSSDFNHDSHSSVFHMDQTKVMEGKLCRILTWYDNEWGFSNRMSDTAVAMGKLI, from the coding sequence ATGGCTGTCAAGGTAGCGATCAACGGCTTTGGCCGGATCGGTCGGAACGTGCTGCGCGCGATCATCGAATCGGGGCGCAATGATATCGAGGTCGTGGCGATCAACGACCTGGGCCCGGTCGAAACCAATGCGCATCTGCTGCGCTACGACTCGGTCCATGGCCGCTTCCCCGCCGAGGTCAAGGTCTCGGGCGATTCGATCGACGTCGGCCGCGGCCCGATCAAGGTCACCGCGATCCGCAACCCGGCCGAACTGCCCTGGGGCGACATCGACGTCATCATGGAATGCACCGGCATCTTCGCCTCCAAGGAAAAGGTGCAGCCGCACCTGTCGACCGGCGCCAAGCGGGTGCTGATCTCGGCCCCCGGCGACAATGCCGACAAGACCATCGTCTTCGGGGTGAACCACGACACGCTGACCAAGGACGACATCGTCGTCTCGAACGCCAGCTGCACCACCAACTGCCTGTCGCCGGTGGCCAAGGTGCTGAATGACAGCATCGGCATCGCCCGCGGCTTCATGACCACGATCCACAGCTATACCGGCGACCAGCCGACGCTGGACACCATGCACAAGGATCTCTACCGCGCCCGCGCCGCGGCGCTGTCGATGATCCCGACCTCGACCGGCGCGGCCAAGGCCGTGGGCCTGGTGCTGCCCGAACTCAAGGGCCGCCTGGACGGCGTGGCGATCCGCGTGCCGACGCCCAACGTTTCGGTCGTGGACCTGGTCTTCGAAGCCGCCCGCGACACCTCGGTCGAGGAAATCAACCAGGCCATCCGCGCCGCCGCCGACGGCCCGCTGAAAGGCATCCTGGGCTATACCGACGAGCCGCTGGTCTCCTCGGACTTCAACCACGACAGCCACAGCTCGGTCTTCCACATGGACCAGACCAAGGTGATGGAGGGCAAGCTGTGCCGCATCCTGACCTGGTATGACAACGAATGGGGCTTCTCGAACCGCATGTCCGACACCGCGGTCGCCATGGGCAAGCTGATCTGA
- a CDS encoding flagellar motor switch protein FliG, producing MGVPALGATAGLSPRQKAAVIVRLVLAEGGDIDLARLPPELQTDLAQEMALMGMIDRETRNAIVAEFCDRLEAVGLSFPGDIDGTLDLLDGHLSPDTTDQLRRMAALHGAGDPWDSIAALPPALLAELARTEAVEIGAVMFSKLPVPRAAEVFGLLDQERARQIAYAMSLTGGITPEALQRIGRALIQAADAVPQPALEGKAGEKVGAILNFSPSSMRDSVLAGLEDDDAAFAGEVRKTIFTWAHIPRRIDRRDIARILREVDNPVLLKALAGARGPARETVDFLLGGISSRLAESMREEIEALGKVSARDAEEAMDQVVVTIRRMEAAGDLFLIAQETEEEGEEEEPQAPPG from the coding sequence ATGGGTGTTCCGGCGCTCGGGGCGACGGCGGGGCTCAGTCCGCGGCAAAAGGCGGCGGTGATCGTGCGGCTGGTGCTGGCCGAGGGCGGGGATATCGACCTGGCCCGGCTGCCGCCCGAACTGCAGACCGACCTGGCGCAGGAAATGGCGCTGATGGGCATGATCGACCGCGAGACGCGCAATGCCATCGTGGCCGAGTTCTGCGACCGGCTGGAGGCGGTCGGCCTGTCCTTTCCGGGCGACATCGACGGCACCCTGGACCTGCTCGACGGCCATCTCTCGCCCGATACGACCGACCAGCTGCGGCGCATGGCGGCGCTGCACGGGGCCGGCGATCCCTGGGACAGCATCGCCGCCCTGCCGCCCGCGCTCCTGGCCGAACTGGCCCGGACCGAAGCGGTCGAGATCGGGGCGGTGATGTTCTCGAAACTGCCGGTGCCGCGCGCGGCCGAGGTGTTCGGCCTGCTGGACCAGGAACGCGCCCGCCAGATCGCCTATGCCATGTCGCTGACCGGCGGCATCACCCCCGAGGCGCTGCAACGCATCGGCCGGGCGCTGATCCAGGCCGCCGACGCCGTGCCGCAGCCGGCGCTGGAGGGCAAGGCCGGCGAAAAGGTCGGCGCGATCCTGAACTTCTCGCCCTCCAGCATGCGCGACAGCGTCCTGGCCGGGCTCGAGGACGATGATGCCGCCTTTGCCGGCGAGGTGCGCAAGACCATCTTCACCTGGGCGCATATCCCGCGCCGCATCGACCGGCGCGACATCGCCCGCATCCTGCGCGAGGTGGACAATCCCGTGCTGCTCAAGGCGCTGGCCGGCGCCCGCGGCCCGGCGCGCGAGACCGTGGATTTCCTGCTCGGCGGCATTTCCTCGCGCCTGGCCGAATCGATGCGCGAAGAGATCGAGGCGCTCGGCAAGGTCTCGGCCCGCGATGCCGAGGAGGCGATGGACCAGGTCGTGGTCACGATCCGCCGCATGGAGGCGGCGGGCGACCTGTTCCTGATCGCCCAGGAGACCGAGGAGGAGGGAGAGGAGGAAGAACCGCAAGCCCCGCCCGGCTGA
- the purB gene encoding adenylosuccinate lyase: MIPRYARPEMVAIWSPETKFRIWYEIEAHACDAQADLGVIPRENAEAVWKAKDVEFDVARIDEIEAVTKHDVIAFLTHLAEHIGAEQARFVHQGMTSSDVLDTTLNVQLVRAADILLADMDKVLAALKKRAYEHKDTVRIGRSHGIHAEPTTMGLTFARFYAEMARGRERLLRAREEVATGAISGAVGTFANIDPAVEEHVCAKMGLSPEPISTQVIPRDRHAMFFATLGVIASSIENIAIEIRHMQRTEVLEAEEYFSPGQKGSSAMPHKRNPVLTENLTGLARLVRMAVVPAMENVALWHERDISHSSVERGIAPDATITLDFALNRLAGVIEKLVVYPENMLKNMNKFKGLVMSQRVLLALTQAGVSREDAYRLVQRNAMKVWEQGADFKTELLGDAEVTAALSPAEIEEKFDLGYHTKHVDTIFARVFGENGAH; this comes from the coding sequence ATGATCCCGCGCTATGCCCGTCCCGAAATGGTCGCCATCTGGTCGCCCGAGACCAAGTTCCGCATCTGGTACGAGATCGAGGCGCATGCCTGCGACGCCCAGGCCGACCTGGGCGTGATCCCGCGCGAGAATGCCGAGGCCGTCTGGAAGGCCAAGGACGTCGAATTCGACGTCGCCCGCATCGACGAGATCGAGGCCGTGACCAAGCATGACGTCATCGCCTTCCTGACCCACCTGGCCGAGCATATCGGCGCCGAGCAGGCGCGCTTCGTCCACCAGGGCATGACCAGCTCGGACGTGCTTGACACCACGCTGAACGTGCAGCTGGTGCGCGCCGCCGACATCCTGCTGGCCGACATGGACAAGGTGCTGGCCGCGCTGAAGAAACGCGCCTACGAGCACAAGGACACCGTGCGCATCGGCCGCAGCCACGGCATCCATGCCGAGCCGACCACCATGGGCCTGACCTTCGCCCGCTTCTACGCCGAGATGGCGCGCGGCCGCGAACGCCTGCTGCGCGCCCGCGAAGAGGTGGCGACCGGCGCCATCTCGGGCGCGGTCGGCACCTTCGCCAATATCGACCCGGCGGTCGAGGAACATGTCTGCGCCAAGATGGGCCTCTCGCCCGAGCCGATCTCGACCCAGGTCATCCCGCGCGACCGCCATGCGATGTTCTTTGCCACGCTGGGCGTGATCGCCAGCTCGATCGAGAACATCGCCATCGAGATCCGCCACATGCAGCGCACCGAGGTGCTGGAGGCCGAGGAATATTTCAGCCCCGGCCAGAAGGGCAGCTCGGCCATGCCGCATAAAAGGAACCCGGTCCTGACCGAGAACCTGACCGGCCTGGCCCGCCTGGTGCGCATGGCCGTGGTGCCGGCGATGGAGAACGTGGCGCTGTGGCACGAACGCGACATCAGCCATTCCTCGGTCGAGCGCGGCATCGCCCCGGATGCGACGATCACCCTGGACTTCGCCCTGAACCGCCTGGCCGGCGTGATCGAAAAGCTGGTGGTCTACCCCGAGAACATGCTGAAGAACATGAACAAGTTCAAGGGGCTGGTCATGTCGCAGCGCGTGCTTCTGGCCCTGACCCAGGCCGGCGTCAGCCGCGAGGACGCCTATCGCCTGGTGCAGCGCAACGCCATGAAGGTCTGGGAACAGGGCGCCGATTTCAAGACCGAGCTGCTGGGCGACGCCGAGGTGACGGCCGCGCTTTCCCCCGCCGAGATCGAGGAGAAGTTCGACCTCGGCTATCACACCAAGCATGTGGACACGATTTTCGCCCGGGTCTTCGGGGAAAACGGCGCGCATTAA
- a CDS encoding Hint domain-containing protein, with amino-acid sequence MPFFTEIPDATIDLEAATPVLSLGSNLLLNRLAGSTQFAQYDVDASQATTLRRGDDVSLVDGEGNPLLSGGTFAGTGTLSSAAASVGVPLVAQLKVQLNPINGSFVVDGEDTYFVSDQPLDKDHIGVKITGTILGQQINLANVNISDLGGVLTGPVLSAVQNLLDTLVVNIAYNPAGTLVLDDDDVFPCFTAGTLIDTPDGPVPVECLSVGDLVLTADHGPQPVRWIGRRRFAADRLAAHDARLMPVRIKAGALGPNMPSANLTVSPQHRILLRSRIAQRMFGTDEILVAAKQLLQIEGVERATDLAEVEYVHILFDRHEVVRANGAATESLYLGPQALAALPAPAVGEILAIFPELAARSHAPEGARMLASGRKARKLAQRHAQNGQPLVLA; translated from the coding sequence ATGCCTTTTTTCACTGAAATACCTGATGCGACCATCGACCTGGAGGCCGCGACCCCGGTTCTCAGTCTCGGCAGCAATCTCCTGCTGAACAGACTCGCCGGCTCGACCCAATTTGCGCAATATGACGTGGATGCCTCGCAGGCCACCACGCTGCGCCGGGGCGACGATGTCTCGCTGGTGGATGGCGAGGGCAATCCGCTGCTGTCGGGCGGCACCTTCGCAGGCACCGGCACGCTGTCCTCGGCAGCGGCCAGCGTGGGCGTTCCATTGGTTGCCCAGCTCAAGGTGCAACTGAACCCGATCAACGGCTCTTTCGTCGTGGACGGCGAGGACACCTATTTCGTCTCCGACCAGCCCCTGGACAAGGACCATATCGGCGTCAAGATCACCGGCACCATCCTTGGACAGCAAATCAATCTTGCGAATGTGAACATCTCGGACCTCGGCGGTGTATTGACCGGCCCGGTTCTGTCAGCGGTGCAGAACCTGCTTGACACGCTGGTGGTCAACATCGCCTACAATCCCGCCGGCACGCTGGTCCTTGACGACGACGACGTCTTTCCCTGCTTCACCGCCGGCACGCTGATCGACACGCCCGATGGCCCGGTTCCGGTCGAATGCCTGTCGGTGGGCGATCTGGTGCTGACGGCCGACCACGGCCCGCAGCCGGTCCGCTGGATCGGCCGCCGCCGCTTTGCCGCCGACCGGCTGGCCGCCCATGACGCCCGGCTGATGCCCGTCCGCATCAAGGCCGGGGCACTGGGGCCGAACATGCCCTCGGCGAACCTGACCGTCTCGCCGCAGCACCGGATCCTGCTGCGCTCGCGCATCGCGCAGCGGATGTTCGGCACCGACGAGATCCTGGTCGCCGCCAAGCAGCTCTTGCAGATCGAGGGCGTCGAGCGCGCCACAGACCTGGCCGAGGTGGAATATGTCCATATCCTCTTCGACCGGCACGAGGTGGTCCGGGCCAACGGCGCCGCGACCGAATCGCTCTATCTGGGCCCGCAGGCCCTTGCCGCCCTGCCCGCCCCGGCGGTCGGGGAAATCCTTGCCATCTTCCCCGAACTGGCCGCGCGCAGCCATGCCCCCGAGGGGGCGCGGATGCTGGCCTCGGGGCGCAAGGCGCGCAAGCTGGCGCAGCGCCATGCGCAGAACGGCCAGCCGCTGGTCCTGGCCTGA
- the glnA gene encoding type I glutamate--ammonia ligase — translation MTVKDVLDLMKTEEVEYVDVRFTDPKGKLQHVTLVADLVDEDFFEEGFMFDGSSIAGWKSIDQSDMKLMPDAASAYIDPFYAEKTLCVHCNVVEPDTGEPYARDPRGTALKAEAYLKSSGIGDTAYFGPEAEFFLFDDVRYSVTPQKVSFELDSVDAAWNTDTVYEDGNLGHRAAHKGGYFPVNPIDAAQDIRGEMLSTMKRMGIKVDKHHHEVATAQHELGMIFGGLVEQADNIQKYKYVIHNVAAAYGKTATFMPKPMKGDNGSGMHVNMSIWKDGKPLFAGDKYADLSQEALYFIGGILKHAKALNALTNPATNSYKRLIPGFEAPVLRAYSARNRSGCVRIPWTESPKAKRVEARFPDPAANPYLAFAALLMAGLDGIKNKIDPGPASDKDLYDLPPEELAEIPTVCGSLREALEELEKDMDFLLAGDVFTRDQLEGYIKLKWEEVYAYEHTPHPIEYAMYYSC, via the coding sequence ATGACAGTCAAGGACGTTCTGGATCTGATGAAGACGGAAGAGGTCGAATATGTCGACGTCCGCTTCACCGATCCCAAGGGCAAGCTGCAGCACGTGACCCTGGTCGCCGACCTGGTGGACGAGGACTTCTTCGAGGAAGGCTTCATGTTCGACGGCTCCTCGATCGCCGGCTGGAAGTCGATCGACCAGTCCGACATGAAGCTGATGCCGGACGCCGCCTCGGCCTATATCGACCCGTTCTATGCCGAAAAGACGCTCTGCGTGCATTGCAACGTCGTCGAGCCCGACACGGGCGAGCCCTATGCCCGCGACCCGCGTGGCACCGCGCTGAAGGCCGAGGCCTATCTGAAATCCAGCGGAATCGGCGATACCGCCTATTTCGGCCCCGAGGCCGAGTTCTTCCTGTTCGACGACGTGCGCTATTCGGTGACGCCGCAGAAGGTCTCGTTCGAGCTTGATTCGGTCGATGCCGCCTGGAACACCGACACCGTCTACGAGGACGGCAACCTCGGCCATCGCGCGGCCCACAAGGGCGGCTATTTCCCGGTGAACCCGATCGACGCCGCCCAGGACATCCGCGGCGAGATGCTCTCGACCATGAAGCGCATGGGCATCAAGGTCGACAAGCACCACCACGAGGTCGCCACCGCCCAGCACGAGCTGGGGATGATCTTCGGCGGGCTGGTCGAGCAGGCCGACAACATCCAGAAATACAAATACGTCATCCACAACGTCGCCGCCGCCTATGGCAAGACCGCGACCTTCATGCCCAAGCCGATGAAGGGCGACAACGGCTCGGGGATGCATGTGAACATGTCGATCTGGAAGGACGGCAAGCCGCTGTTCGCCGGCGACAAATATGCCGACCTCAGCCAGGAGGCGCTGTATTTCATCGGCGGCATCCTCAAGCACGCCAAGGCGCTCAATGCGCTGACCAACCCGGCGACCAACAGCTACAAGCGGCTGATCCCCGGCTTCGAGGCCCCGGTGCTGCGCGCCTATTCGGCCCGCAACCGCTCGGGCTGCGTGCGCATTCCGTGGACCGAATCGCCCAAGGCCAAGCGCGTCGAGGCCCGTTTCCCCGATCCGGCCGCGAACCCCTACCTGGCCTTCGCGGCGCTCTTGATGGCCGGCCTTGACGGCATCAAGAACAAGATCGACCCCGGCCCGGCCTCGGACAAGGATCTCTACGACCTGCCGCCCGAGGAGCTGGCCGAGATCCCGACCGTCTGCGGCAGCCTGCGCGAGGCGCTGGAGGAACTGGAGAAGGACATGGACTTCCTGCTGGCCGGCGATGTCTTCACCCGCGACCAGCTGGAAGGCTACATCAAGCTGAAATGGGAAGAGGTCTATGCCTATGAGCATACCCCCCATCCCATCGAATACGCGATGTATTACAGCTGCTGA
- a CDS encoding P-II family nitrogen regulator, producing the protein MKKVEAIIKPFKLDDVKEALQEVGVQGLSVTEVKGFGRQKGHTELYRGAEYVVDFLPKVKIEMVLPDDLVEAAVDAIVSAARTEKIGDGKIFIIPVEQAIRIRTGETGDDAV; encoded by the coding sequence ATGAAGAAAGTCGAAGCCATCATCAAGCCCTTCAAACTGGACGATGTGAAAGAGGCGCTTCAGGAAGTCGGCGTCCAGGGTCTCTCGGTCACCGAGGTCAAGGGCTTCGGCCGGCAGAAGGGCCATACCGAACTTTATCGCGGCGCGGAGTATGTCGTGGACTTCCTGCCCAAGGTGAAGATCGAGATGGTGCTGCCCGACGACCTGGTCGAGGCCGCCGTCGATGCCATCGTCTCGGCCGCGCGCACCGAGAAGATCGGCGACGGCAAGATCTTCATCATCCCGGTCGAACAGGCCATCCGCATCCGCACCGGCGAGACCGGCGACGACGCGGTCTGA
- a CDS encoding NAD(P)H-hydrate epimerase, with the protein MLHGTEILTTAQMRAIESAAMASGQVTGAELMERAGRAVAGQIRLRWARPGLVAVLCGPGNNGGDGYVVARLLHQAGWQVRVLGMENRPGPDAARMKAEWQALGPVLPLTQDALRAGPDADVYVDAVFGTGLTRPPEGEIAAILDYLGGSGGDWAFFRERLVAVDCPSGLCLDSGAFPGRPREPGDFDLRARLTVAFDSPKPGHLLERGPECCGELVIADIGLAAWRIRQPNEGATPSSITRFPAVEALWPGFAVPDSRRYPMAARRQASWLRKQEAGSGHKFSHGHALIVAGGPARGGAARLSARAALRIGAGLVTLAPPAEALPEHAGPPDALMRRGVDDPAALRDMLADPRVNALCIGPGCGVERAAALLPAILGAGRATVLDADALTALSRDPGLMALLHENCVLTPHAGEFGRVFPDLAERLEHPRPPAAGGRDQASDPARMARRLAELAAYREALAKMRGPLYSRLDAARDAAARCGAVVLLKGPDTVIAAPDGRARIHSAFDVPWLATAGAGDVLAGIIAGLLARGLPALDAASLGTLVHARAARHVGPGLIADDLPEALPAVLRRPGG; encoded by the coding sequence ATGCTTCACGGCACCGAAATCCTGACGACCGCCCAAATGCGCGCCATCGAATCCGCCGCCATGGCCAGCGGGCAGGTGACGGGCGCGGAACTGATGGAGCGCGCCGGCCGCGCCGTCGCCGGCCAGATCCGGCTGCGCTGGGCCAGGCCGGGCCTGGTGGCGGTGCTGTGCGGACCGGGCAACAACGGCGGCGACGGCTATGTGGTGGCGCGGCTTTTGCACCAGGCGGGCTGGCAGGTGCGGGTGCTGGGGATGGAAAACCGGCCGGGGCCGGATGCGGCGCGGATGAAGGCCGAATGGCAGGCGCTGGGCCCCGTCCTGCCCCTGACCCAGGACGCCCTGCGCGCCGGGCCCGATGCGGATGTCTATGTGGATGCGGTCTTCGGCACCGGTCTCACCCGCCCGCCCGAGGGCGAGATTGCCGCGATCCTGGACTATCTGGGCGGTTCGGGTGGGGATTGGGCGTTCTTCCGCGAGCGGCTGGTGGCGGTGGACTGCCCCAGCGGGCTGTGCCTGGACAGCGGCGCCTTTCCCGGCCGGCCGCGCGAGCCCGGCGATTTCGACCTGCGCGCCCGCCTGACCGTCGCCTTCGACAGCCCCAAGCCGGGGCACCTGCTGGAGCGCGGGCCGGAATGCTGCGGCGAGCTGGTCATCGCCGATATCGGCCTGGCGGCGTGGCGGATCCGCCAGCCGAACGAGGGCGCGACCCCGTCAAGCATCACCCGCTTTCCCGCCGTCGAGGCCCTCTGGCCCGGTTTCGCCGTTCCCGATTCGCGCCGGTACCCGATGGCCGCCCGCCGGCAGGCATCCTGGCTGCGCAAGCAGGAGGCCGGCAGCGGCCACAAGTTCAGCCACGGCCATGCGCTGATCGTCGCTGGGGGGCCGGCCAGGGGCGGGGCGGCGCGCCTCTCGGCCCGCGCCGCGCTGCGTATCGGTGCCGGGCTGGTGACGCTGGCGCCGCCGGCCGAGGCCCTGCCGGAGCATGCCGGCCCGCCCGATGCGCTGATGCGCCGAGGCGTCGACGATCCGGCCGCGCTGCGGGACATGCTGGCCGACCCGCGGGTCAACGCGCTCTGCATCGGTCCCGGCTGCGGGGTCGAGCGCGCGGCGGCGCTGCTGCCCGCGATCCTGGGCGCGGGGCGGGCGACGGTGCTGGATGCCGATGCGCTGACCGCCCTGTCGCGCGACCCCGGCCTGATGGCGCTTTTGCACGAAAACTGCGTGCTGACCCCGCATGCGGGCGAATTCGGGCGCGTCTTTCCCGACCTTGCCGAGCGCCTCGAGCATCCGCGTCCGCCCGCCGCGGGTGGCCGCGACCAGGCCTCCGATCCGGCGCGGATGGCGCGGCGCCTGGCGGAACTGGCCGCTTATCGCGAGGCGTTGGCGAAAATGCGCGGGCCGCTCTATTCGCGCCTCGACGCCGCCCGCGACGCTGCGGCGCGCTGTGGCGCGGTGGTGCTGCTGAAGGGCCCCGACACGGTGATCGCCGCCCCCGACGGGCGCGCGCGCATCCATTCCGCCTTCGATGTTCCCTGGCTTGCCACCGCCGGTGCCGGCGACGTGCTGGCCGGGATCATCGCCGGCCTGCTGGCCCGCGGCCTGCCGGCGCTGGACGCCGCCAGCCTGGGCACGCTGGTCCATGCCAGGGCCGCGCGCCATGTCGGCCCCGGCCTGATCGCCGACGACCTGCCCGAGGCGCTGCCCGCGGTGCTGCGCCGGCCGGGGGGATGA
- a CDS encoding MarR family winged helix-turn-helix transcriptional regulator has translation MQQRSSAHTVPALRPVPPRTNRADAYLESLQMLERLHRLLLDLVKDEFERLGRSDLTPVQALLIYNLGTSEVTAGELRSRGMYQGSNVSYNLKKLVELGYVHHERCEMDRRAVRVRLTPAGQEVRDCVARLFARHAEGLELSGVLDDPPIEAVNLQWRRIERFWAEQIRYIY, from the coding sequence ATGCAACAGCGCAGCTCTGCCCACACGGTGCCGGCCCTGCGGCCCGTGCCGCCGCGGACCAACCGGGCCGACGCCTATCTGGAAAGCCTGCAAATGCTGGAGCGGCTGCATCGGCTTTTGCTGGACCTGGTCAAGGACGAGTTCGAGCGGCTGGGCCGCTCGGACCTGACGCCGGTGCAGGCGCTGCTGATCTACAATCTCGGCACGTCGGAGGTGACGGCGGGCGAGCTGCGTTCGCGCGGGATGTATCAGGGCTCGAACGTCTCCTACAATCTCAAGAAGCTGGTCGAGCTGGGCTATGTCCACCATGAACGCTGCGAGATGGACCGCCGCGCGGTCCGGGTGCGACTGACCCCGGCAGGGCAAGAGGTGCGCGATTGCGTGGCGCGGCTGTTCGCCCGCCATGCCGAAGGGCTGGAACTGTCCGGCGTGCTGGACGACCCGCCGATCGAGGCGGTGAACCTGCAATGGCGCCGGATCGAAAGGTTCTGGGCCGAGCAGATCCGCTACATCTATTGA
- a CDS encoding FAD assembly factor SdhE, with amino-acid sequence MRSWRRGTKEMDLILGPFSDSELDGLSPEELDLYEALLSENDQDLYPWITARLGDARPGPQALLPILDRVAGFAHQRLARK; translated from the coding sequence ATGCGCAGCTGGCGGCGGGGCACCAAGGAGATGGACCTGATCCTGGGCCCCTTCTCGGACAGCGAGCTTGATGGGCTGAGCCCCGAGGAGCTGGACCTTTACGAGGCGCTGCTGAGCGAAAACGACCAGGATCTGTATCCCTGGATCACCGCCCGGCTGGGCGACGCCCGCCCCGGACCGCAGGCGCTGCTGCCCATCCTGGACCGCGTGGCGGGTTTTGCCCATCAGCGGCTGGCACGGAAATAG